One window of the Vigna radiata var. radiata cultivar VC1973A chromosome 1, Vradiata_ver6, whole genome shotgun sequence genome contains the following:
- the LOC106768540 gene encoding peroxidase 12 gives MARVCSLFHSLVLVCSLLFASETLVFSRILEKRPPLVPGLSWNYYFPLECPTLEWIIRTNLEKAFKNDSGLAPGILRLFFHDCFANGCDASILLNAPDGNDEKSHPANIGIRQEALLAIEELRRVIYKQCLPVVSCSDILVVAAREAVRQMGGPDFDVPLGRKDSLTFDLDGPNNLPPPFFRTEQLLEVFGQRNFDATDVVALSGAHTYGRAHCSSLVNRTIESDPPIDPDFKNNLVATCPTPQSSNTVNLDVRTPAKFDNMYYINLLNQQGVFTSDQDLASHPQTKEIVNLFASNQKEFFDSFADAFVKVSQIDVITNRQGKGEIRDRCFVANKKVSVEAVAEEMMELAEAI, from the exons ATGGCTAGGGTTTGTTCTTTGTTTCATTCATTGGTGTTGGTTTGTTCCCTTTTATTTGCTTCTGAAACCCTTGTCTTCTCTAGGATATTGGAAAAAAGACCACCCCTTGTCCCAGGACTATCGTGGAATTACTATTTTCCTTTAGAATGTCCGACTCTTGAATGGATTATAAGGACTAATTTGGAGAAAGCATTCAAGAACGACAGTGGATTAGCTCCTGGCATACTTCGACTCTTCTTCCATGACTGCTTTGCCAAT GGTTGTGACGCCTCCATATTGCTGAATGCACCAGATGGAAACGATGAAAAGAGCCACCCTGCTAACATTGGTATAAGGCAAGAGGCTCTTCTCGCCATTGAAGAGCTTCGACGTGTCATTTACAAGCAGTGTCTGCCAGTTGTTTCATGTTCAGACATCCTTGTCGTTGCAGCACGTGAAGCTGTTCGCCAA ATGGGAGGCCCAGATTTTGATGTGCCTCTGGGAAGGAAAGACAGCCTCACGTTCGACCTAGACGGACCCAACAACCTCCCGCCGCCATTCTTCCGAACCGAACAGCTGCTGGAAGTCTTTGGCCAGCGAAACTTCGACGCCACCGACGTTGTCGCCCTCTCCGGAGCCCACACGTACGGTAGGGCTCACTGCTCCTCTTTAGTCAACAGAACAATCGAATCTGACCCACCCATTGACCCGGACTTCAAGAACAACTTGGTGGCAACGTGTCCCACGCCCCAGTCCTCGAACACTGTGAACCTGGACGTGCGCACCCCGGCCAAGTTCGACAACATGTACTACATCAACCTGTTGAACCAGCAGGGTGTTTTCACCTCGGACCAGGACCTCGCGAGCCACCCCCAGACGAAGGAGATCGTGAACCTGTTCGCCTCCAACCAGAAGGAGTTCTTCGATAGTTTCGCGGACGCGTTTGTGAAGGTGAGTCAGATCGACGTCATTACCAACCGTCAAGGGAAAGGGGAGATTCGCGACAGGTGCTTCGTAGCCAATAAGAAGGTTTCGGTGGAGGCTGTGGCGGAGGAAATGATGGAGCTGGCGGAGGCCATCTGA